Proteins co-encoded in one Geminocystis sp. M7585_C2015_104 genomic window:
- the ftsH3 gene encoding ATP-dependent zinc metalloprotease FtsH3: protein MNRNNKKWRNVGLYAILAVVVIALSTAFLDRPQGSQSTWKYSEFLQQVQQDRVERVSITADRTQAIATAKDGQRYLVNLPEDPELIDILTQNGVDIVVLPQSDDSFWLRALSSLFFPVLLLVGLFVLLRRAANGPGSQAMNFGKSRARVQMEPQTQVTFNDVAGIEQAKLELAEVVDFLKNGERFTAVGAKIPKGVLLVGPPGTGKTLLAKAVAGEAGVPFFSISGSEFVEMFVGVGASRVRDLFEQAKQNAPCIVFIDEIDAVGRQRGAGLGGGNDEREQTLNQLLTEMDGFEGNTGVIVIAATNRPDVLDPALLRPGRFDRQIVVDRPDYAGRCEILKVHARGKSLASDVDLEKIARRTPGFTGADLANLLNEAAILAARRNLTEITMNEINDAIERVLAGPEKKNRVMSQKRKELVAYHEAGHALVGALLPDYDPIQKISIIPRGRAGGLTWFTPSEERMESGLYSRAYLENQMTVALGGRAAEEIVFGEEEITTGASNDLQQVTRVARQMVTRFGMSDRLGPVALGRQNGSIFLGREIASDRDYSDATAAAIDEEVKKMVDKAYQRAKQILMENREILDKLAQMLVEKETVDGEELQRLLDSSDVKLATVA from the coding sequence GTGAACAGGAATAACAAAAAATGGCGTAATGTCGGACTGTATGCCATTCTCGCGGTAGTGGTAATAGCCCTGAGCACTGCCTTTTTAGATCGCCCCCAAGGCAGCCAATCCACTTGGAAGTATAGCGAGTTTCTCCAACAAGTACAGCAAGACAGGGTAGAAAGAGTAAGCATTACGGCAGATCGCACTCAGGCTATTGCTACCGCCAAGGATGGGCAGAGATACCTGGTTAATTTACCAGAAGATCCCGAATTAATCGACATCCTCACCCAAAACGGGGTAGATATAGTAGTGTTGCCCCAAAGCGATGACAGTTTCTGGCTCAGAGCTCTCAGTAGTTTGTTCTTCCCAGTCCTTTTGTTAGTAGGGCTTTTTGTATTACTGCGTAGAGCGGCCAATGGACCGGGATCCCAAGCCATGAACTTTGGGAAATCCCGGGCAAGGGTGCAAATGGAACCCCAAACCCAGGTCACCTTCAACGACGTGGCCGGGATAGAACAGGCCAAGCTGGAATTGGCAGAAGTGGTAGACTTTTTGAAAAATGGTGAGCGCTTCACGGCAGTGGGGGCGAAAATTCCCAAGGGAGTACTATTGGTAGGGCCACCGGGAACTGGCAAAACCCTCCTTGCTAAAGCCGTGGCGGGGGAGGCCGGTGTACCCTTCTTCAGCATCTCCGGTTCGGAGTTTGTGGAAATGTTTGTGGGGGTAGGGGCCTCCAGAGTTCGTGATCTGTTTGAACAGGCCAAGCAAAATGCCCCCTGTATCGTCTTCATCGACGAGATTGACGCCGTGGGCAGACAAAGAGGGGCTGGTTTAGGTGGTGGCAATGATGAAAGAGAACAAACCCTTAACCAACTCCTTACAGAAATGGATGGCTTTGAGGGTAACACTGGTGTAATCGTAATAGCCGCCACCAACCGCCCGGATGTATTAGACCCAGCCCTGTTGCGTCCAGGACGTTTCGACCGTCAGATAGTAGTGGACCGTCCCGACTATGCAGGGCGTTGTGAGATTCTCAAAGTCCACGCCCGTGGTAAGAGTCTAGCCAGCGATGTGGATCTTGAAAAAATTGCCCGTCGCACCCCTGGCTTCACCGGTGCTGATTTGGCCAACCTACTCAACGAGGCGGCCATACTAGCCGCCCGTCGCAACCTGACAGAAATTACCATGAATGAGATTAACGACGCTATTGAGCGGGTTTTGGCCGGGCCAGAGAAGAAAAATCGGGTAATGAGCCAGAAACGCAAAGAATTGGTAGCCTATCACGAGGCTGGCCATGCCCTGGTGGGTGCACTACTACCCGACTATGACCCCATTCAGAAAATTAGTATAATCCCCCGTGGTCGTGCCGGCGGTCTCACCTGGTTCACCCCCAGTGAAGAGCGCATGGAATCCGGCTTGTACTCCCGCGCCTATCTGGAAAACCAGATGACAGTTGCCCTCGGCGGCCGTGCAGCGGAAGAAATCGTCTTTGGCGAGGAGGAAATTACCACTGGTGCCTCCAATGACCTACAACAGGTTACCAGAGTAGCCCGACAAATGGTCACCCGTTTCGGGATGAGCGATCGTCTAGGACCTGTAGCCCTGGGTCGTCAAAACGGTAGTATCTTTTTGGGCCGGGAAATCGCCTCTGACCGCGACTACTCAGATGCTACAGCCGCCGCCATAGACGAGGAAGTGAAGAAAATGGTAGACAAGGCCTATCAGAGGGCAAAACAAATTCTCATGGAAAACCGTGAGATTCTGGACAAATTGGCACAGATGCTCGTGGAAAAAGAAACCGTAGACGGGGAGGAATTACAACGGCTGCTAGACAGCAGTGATGTGAAATTGGCTACTGTTGCCTAG
- a CDS encoding matrixin family metalloprotease: protein MLRELQWFKRRFSLLFLSVLVCLLVTVSQKTWPRGDEVSLPPLKPHPLPPTLAAWQSDYKEDYFDYLQSHPVGALIWYDFPVRVYLESPPDNLSPSGAKAFQQWRQAGKKAIAAWNPYIPLQETNNPEKADILIYRQPPPVGRLRVNPETGLFDLPRVAAATTTVQFYLRDSQLRHKMIIRVNPNQNLDYLESNITHELGHALGIWGHSPSPQDIMYHAHTRDIPTISVRDINTLKRVYQQPTRLGWRLSGN, encoded by the coding sequence ATGTTAAGGGAATTGCAGTGGTTTAAAAGACGGTTTTCCCTACTTTTTCTCTCTGTTTTAGTCTGTTTGCTAGTAACAGTAAGTCAGAAAACCTGGCCAAGGGGGGATGAGGTGTCTTTGCCTCCCCTAAAACCCCATCCCCTGCCTCCCACTCTTGCCGCCTGGCAAAGTGACTACAAGGAAGACTATTTTGACTACCTCCAATCCCATCCGGTGGGGGCCCTAATTTGGTATGATTTCCCCGTAAGGGTGTATCTGGAATCCCCCCCTGACAACCTTTCCCCCTCAGGGGCCAAAGCCTTTCAACAGTGGCGTCAGGCGGGGAAAAAGGCTATTGCCGCCTGGAATCCCTATATCCCCCTTCAGGAAACAAACAATCCTGAAAAGGCCGATATTCTAATCTACCGTCAACCGCCACCAGTAGGTAGACTACGGGTAAATCCGGAAACGGGATTGTTTGACCTACCTAGGGTTGCCGCAGCCACTACCACCGTGCAATTTTATTTGCGGGATTCCCAGCTGCGCCACAAAATGATTATCCGTGTAAACCCCAATCAGAATCTAGACTATCTGGAAAGCAACATCACCCATGAGTTAGGACATGCCTTGGGCATATGGGGGCATAGTCCCAGTCCTCAAGATATAATGTACCATGCCCATACCCGAGACATCCCCACCATTTCTGTCAGGGATATTAACACCCTCAAAAGAGTATATCAGCAACCTACCCGTTTGGGCTGGAGGTTGTCAGGAAATTAA
- a CDS encoding alpha/beta hydrolase gives MYTTPEVVWLNTNPYLRRFNLPVIKHLSQYLDVAHWEYELTEDESTSHQLAIDLLDDYLSLLKKPVHLVGHSTCGFLGLQYASRYPEKVKSLTLLGVGVNPAMDWVGYYYLLRRHFKCSQEVILNHLGRCLFGYGNSYYQKSLVKLLQKALVYSLSPHSLYKRHTSFPVKTITPPLMVCGSREDQIVFWTEIEKWELYLKTGDRICQCPKGGHFFHYFHPQWLGERILDFWISLGEYIPKKDAYRFNFLTTSSPNG, from the coding sequence CCAGAGGTAGTTTGGCTCAACACTAATCCTTACCTAAGGCGTTTCAATCTCCCTGTTATTAAACATTTATCGCAATATCTGGATGTCGCTCATTGGGAATATGAGCTAACAGAAGATGAAAGCACCTCTCATCAGTTGGCCATTGATTTGTTGGACGACTACCTAAGCCTGTTAAAAAAGCCAGTGCATCTAGTAGGACATAGCACTTGTGGTTTCTTGGGTCTACAATATGCCAGTAGATATCCGGAAAAGGTGAAGTCTTTAACCCTTCTGGGGGTAGGAGTCAATCCTGCCATGGACTGGGTGGGGTATTATTACCTGTTACGACGTCATTTCAAGTGTTCCCAGGAGGTAATTCTGAATCACTTGGGAAGGTGTTTGTTTGGCTATGGGAATTCGTACTATCAAAAGTCACTGGTGAAACTGCTACAAAAGGCGCTGGTTTACTCCCTCTCCCCCCACTCATTGTATAAAAGGCATACAAGTTTCCCTGTCAAGACTATAACCCCGCCGCTGATGGTGTGTGGTAGTAGGGAGGATCAGATCGTATTCTGGACGGAGATAGAAAAATGGGAATTGTATTTGAAAACAGGAGATCGAATTTGTCAATGTCCAAAAGGAGGACATTTCTTCCACTATTTCCATCCCCAGTGGCTAGGGGAAAGGATATTGGACTTCTGGATTTCTCTGGGGGAGTATATTCCCAAAAAAGACGCCTACCGGTTTAATTTCCTGACAACCTCCAGCCCAAACGGGTAG